The Salvelinus alpinus chromosome 28, SLU_Salpinus.1, whole genome shotgun sequence genome includes a window with the following:
- the phf20b gene encoding PHD finger protein 20b isoform X1: MMTKTPPDRRGITFEVGAQLEARDNLKNWYQASIEKIDYEDEKVLIHYRQWSHRYDEWFDWTSPYLRPLDRIQLRREGLQDKRPSPVFRVNEKVLACWVDCRYYPAKVLEVKRDASYTVKFFDGVVKTLKPTKVKPYKKENWKARERDITQSEQSSGKEENGKSLSDESKSGSSALDGESNGEEKERREDGEEKTLNGNFETCGQKGNLNGEEGEKVAGGGKREEPQAKENGQVVQTKKEDVNVEGERVMRSTKQQGEKKEECASGQSPQLPRGNRYRPSEESQRELRKRRVSLVQMPPPKRRRPDTSKDRNSQSQQAGSDSVPASSALTPDQTNTQTSTDAGIEAPSDIESILKRQVHLPTTHKYSREPLYRVIKNQPPPILSIELDHNPFKCKAPGCLKSFRKASLLHYHVKYYHADSEHASECSMQTRASEKQVGSQETPRRRRTMSGSIHSPLGDRQAANGINRHRRRSLSEKRKENQQTNSRPHEDKEWSASETGEKIREKTERDFLLNKQKKRKKTGRSKSENTNGEENIGISLFNSTQSNPNLVSKFSLLHKHKLSYDSSPEHITDQVQEDDESDWSTVSAEWSDEYMEAELDVTTPMSEQNVSMVTKGSDIVHCVCEVVEENDFMIQCDECLCWQHGTCMGLFEHNVPDTYNCYICRDPPAQRPSQRYWYDRDWLSSGHMYGLSFLDENYSHQNRKKLTATHQLLGDVHHVFEVLNGLQLKMSILQTQTHSDLKLWRQPWKQEEKLGMSCSMATSRAPSPAANDREGGEALKATSVSAPSEKAKRVQMSPTSFQDSNASYISSEHCYQKPRAYYPAVEQRLVVETRGGSELEDSLRSTENLLELEQRYGGPLDPDRAKLYPSSLLQDRAKIHPITLQPDKGLDLYKKLYVGRESEVEVKTEEAEPSPDIKPEPEKDNVLHQQWQINLLDHIEAMQNQVTHRMDLIEKELDVLESWLDYTGELEPPDPLTRLPQLKHRIRQMLTDLGTVQQISLCSSKT; the protein is encoded by the exons ATGATGACCAAGACTCCTCCCGACAGAAGAGGGATCACCTTTGAGGTGGGAGCACAGCTGGAGGCTCGCGACAACCTGAAGAACTG GTACCAGGCCAGCATAGAGAAGATAGACTATGAGGACGAGAAGGTTCTGATCCACTACCGTCAGTGGAGCCACCGCTATGATGAGTGGTTTGACTGGACCAGCCCCTACCTGAGGCCCCTGGACAGGATCCAGTTGAGGAGAGAGGGTCTGCAGGACAAACGGCCCAGCCCG GTGTTTCGGGTGAATGAGAAAGTCTTGGCCTGTTGGGTAGACTGCCGCTACTATCCTGCTAAGGTTCTGGAAGTCAAAAGAGATG CTTCCTACACTGTGAAGTTTTTCGATGGAGTAGTCAAGACTCTTAAGCCAACCAAAGTAAAGCCATATAAGAAAGAG AATTGGAAGGCCAGGGAGAGGGACATAACTCAAAGTGAGCAGAGCAGTGGGAAAGAGGAGAACGGGAAATCCCTGAGCGATGAATCCAAAAGTGGCTCTTCAGCCCTGGATGGAGAGAGCAACGGAGaggaaaaggagagaagagaagacggAGAGGAAAAAACGCTGAATGGCAACTTTGAGACCTGTGGACAGAAAGGGAACCTAAACGGAGAAGAGGGGGAAAAGGTGgcaggaggagggaagagagaagagccACAAGCCAAAGAAAATGGGCAGGTTGTCCAAACGAAAAAGGAAGATGTGAATGTAGAAGGGGAGCGAGTGATGCGCAGTACCAAACAGCAGGGGGAGAAGAAAGAAGAGTGTGCATCGGGACAGAGTCCCCAGCTGcccagggggaaccggtaccgaCCCTCTGAAG AAAGTCAACGTgaactgaggaagaggagggtgtcTCTTGTACAGATGCCACCACCAAAGAGGAGAAGGCCAGACACAAGTAAGG ACAGAAACAGCCAGTCTCAGCAAGCAGGATCAGATTCCGTCCCAGCGTCCTCAGCACTAACTCCAGACCAGACAAACACCCAGACATCCACAGACGCTGGTATCGAAGCCCCATCAGATATAG AATCAATACTGAAACGCCAAGTCCATCTGCCTACCACCCACAAGTACAGCAGAGAGCCAT TGTATCGAGTCATCAAAAACCAGCCGCCCCCAATCCTCTCCATTGAACTGGACCACAACCCCTTCAAGTGCAAGGCCCCTGGCTGTCTGAAGTCCTTCCGGAAGGCCTCTCTCCTGCACTACCACGTCAAGTACTACCATGCAGACAGTGAGCACGCCTCTGAGTGCAGCATGCAAACCCGGGCCTCAGAGAAGCAGGTTGGCTCTCAGGAGACACCCAGGAGGAGACGCACCATGTCAGGGTCTATAC ACTCTCCCCTTGGTGACAGACAGGCTGCTAATGGGATAAACCGTCATCGTCGGAGATCACTGAGTGAGAAAAGGAAGGAGAACCAGCAAACCAACAGCAGACCCCATGAAGATAAAGAATGGAGCGCCAGTGAAACGG GGGAAAAGATTAGAGAGAAGACGGAAAGAGACTTCCTCCTCAATAAACAGAAGAAAAGGAAGAAGACGGGGAGGTCCAAGTCAG AGAATACGAATGGTGAGGAGAACATAGGCATCTCCTTATTTAACTCTACTCAGTCCAATCCGAATCTGGTATCCAAATTCTCCCTCTTGCACAAACACAAGTTATCTTACGACTCAAGCCCAGAACACATCACAGATCAGGTGCAAGAGGACG ATGAAAGTGATTGGTCCACAGTCAGCGCTGAGTGGAGTGATGAGTACATGGAGGCGGAGCTGGATGTGACCACTCCCATGTCGGAACAGAATGTATCCATGGTGACCAAGGGCTCTGACATAGTGCACTGTGTCtgtgaggtggtggaggagaaTGATTTCATGATTCAG TGTGATGAATGTCTGTGCTGGCAGCATGGCACCTGCATGGGCCTCTTTGAGCACAATGTGCCTGACACTTATAACTGCTACATTTGCAGAGACCCACCAG CCCAGAGACCGAGCCAGCGTTACTGGTACGACAGGGATTGGCTGAGCAGTGGTCACATGTATGGCCTGTCTTTCCTGGATGAGAACTACTCCCACCAGAACAGGAAGAAGTTAACGGCCACTCACCAGCTCCTGGGTGACGTTCACCATGTCTTTGAGGTGCTCAACGGCCTGCAGCTTAAGATGAGCATCCTCCA GACTCAGACACACTCTGACCTGAAGCTGTGGCGCCAGCCCTGGAAACAGGAGGAGAAGCTTGGTATGAGCTGCAGTATGGCGACCAGCAGGGCCCCTTCACCTGCAGCCAACGACAGAGAGGGCGGCGAAGCGCTAAAGGCAACGTCAGTCTCCGCCCCCTCTGAGAAGGCCAAAAGGGTTCAGATGAGCCCAACATCCTTCCAGGACTCGAACGCTTCCTACATCAGCAGTGAGCACTGCTACCAGAAACCGCGAGCGTACTACCCAGCGGTGGAGCAGAGGCTGGTGGTGGAGACACGGGGAGGCTCTGAGCTGGAGGACAGCCTGAGGAGCACAGAGAACCTGCTCGAACTGGAGCAACGCTATGGTGGCCCACTGGACCCAGACAGAGCCAAACTGTACCCCAGCTCCCTGCTGCAGGACCGGGCCAAGATTCACCCCATTACCCTACAACCAGACAAG GGTCTTGATCTGTATAAGAAGCTGTATGTGGGTAGGGAGAGTGAAGTAGAGGTGAAGACTGAAGAGGCTGAGCCCAGCCCAGACATAAAGCCAGAACCAGAAAAAGACAATGTGCTGCATCAGCAGTGGCAGATCAACCTTTTGGATCACATAGAGGCCATGCAGAACCAAGTCACACACAGGATGGACCTCATTGAGAAAGAGCTGGATG TGTTGGAGAGTTGGCTTGACTACACAGGGGAACTGGAGCCTCCTGACCCGTTGACCCGGCTGCCTCAGCTCAAACACCGTATCAGGCAGATGCTCACAGATCTGGGCACTGTGCAGCAGatctccctctgctcctccaaAACATGA